One segment of Ziziphus jujuba cultivar Dongzao chromosome 12, ASM3175591v1 DNA contains the following:
- the LOC107405091 gene encoding 65-kDa microtubule-associated protein 6 isoform X1 — MLAIGSPAISVRTSTGCNALLKELQQIWNDIGETEADQDRMLMELERECLEVYRRKVDEAANAKARLHQSVAAKEAELATLVASLGELNIHSPIQTEKRSTSLKEKLASVAPLVDDLKMKKDERMKQFADIKTQIDKISGEISGYSYLNGVVITSLSLDDQDLSLRKLTEFQTHLRSLQKEKSDRLHKVLEYVNEVHSLCGVLGLDFGQTVSDVHPSLQETSIEQSTNISNSTLEGLEQTILKLKTERKVRIQKLKDIAASLFELWNLMDSSKEEKINFSTFSSILGTSEPEIIEPGFLSTEIIEQASAEVERLTKLKASRMKELVMKRRSELEELCRITHIEPDTSTSAEKSNAMIDSGLVDPSELLANIEAQIAKAKEEAASRKEIMDRIDRWLFACEEENWLEEYNQDENRYNAGRGAHINLKRAERARVTVNKIPAIVDNLINRTLAWEDEKKTLFLYDGVRLVSILEDYKISRRQKEEEKKRFRDQKKLQDLLLTEKEAIYGSKPSPRKSNSFRKVNGYRANGNGSMTPTPRRNSVGGGTPELLTPRSYSGRQNGYFKEMRRLSTAPLNFVAISKEDTMSYASVCGSELGSPPHG; from the exons ATGCTGGCTATTGGGAGTCCTGCTATCAGTGTCCGAACAAGCACTGGTTGCAATGCTTTACTCAAAGAGCTTCag CAAATATGGAATGACATTGGTGAGACTGAAGCGGACCAAGACCGTATGTTAATGGAATTGGAGAGAGAATGCTTAGAAGTTTACAGGCGAAAAGTTGATGAAGCTGCCAACGCCAAGGCACGCCTCCATCAGTCTGTTGCAGCCAAGGAAGCTGAGCTTGCAACTCTCGTGGCTTCTCTTGGGGAACTCAATATCCACTCACCG ATTCAGACAGAGAAGAGGTCAACATCATTGAAAGAAAAACTTGCATCTGTGGCACCACTTGTGGATGATCTAAAGATGAAGAAAGATGAAAGAATGAAGCAATTTGCTGATATAAAAACACAAATTGATAAGATCAGTGGGGAAATTTCTGGATATAGTTATTTAAATGGTGTAGTGATCACTTCTTTGTCTCTGGATGACCAAGATTTATCTCTAAGAAAGCTGACTGAATTTCAAACTCATCTTCGCTCTCTTCAAAAGGAGAAG TCTGACCGCCTTCATAAGGTTTTGGAATATGTGAATGAGGTCCATTCTCTCTGTGGAGTGCTTGGTTTGGATTTTGGTCAGACTGTAAGTGATGTGCATCCAAGCTTGCAAGAGACGAGCATAGAACAATCAACAAACATCAGCAATAGCACATTGGAAGGCCTGGAACAGACTATTCTCAAGTTAAAGACAGAAAGAAAAGTTCGAATCCAAAAG TTGAAAGATATTGCGGCATCACTCTTTGAACTTTGGAATTTGATGGACTCATCAAAAGAAGAGAAGATAAACTTTTCAACATTTTCTTCTATCCTTGGAACTTCTGAACCAGAAATTATTGAACCTGGTTTTCTTTCTACAGAAATTATTGAACAG GCATCTGCCGAAGTTGAGAGGCTCACTAAATTGAAGGCAAGTAGAATGAAGGAACTTGTTATGAAAAGAAGGTCAGAATTGGAGGAACTATGCAGAATTACCCATATTGAACCTGATACAAGCACGTCAGCTGAGAAATCAAATGCAATGATAGACTCTG GTCTAGTAGATCCATCGGAACTCCTGGCTAACATCGAAGCACAGATAGCAAAAGCTAAAGAAGAGGCAGCAAGCAGGAAAGAAATAATGGACAGGATAGACAGGTGGCTTTTTGCCTGTGAAGAGGAAAATTGGCTTGAAGAATATAACCAA GATGAGAACCGATACAATGCTGGAAGAGGTGCTCATATTAACCTTAAACGTGCAGAACGAGCTAGAGTGACTGTAAACAAAATTCCAG CTATTGTTGACAACTTGATAAACAGAACTCTGGCCTGGGAAGATGAAAAGAAAACGTTATTTCTTTATGATGGA GTAAGATTGGTGTCGATACTAGAAGATTACAAAATCAGCAGACGACAGAAAGAAGAGGAGAAGAAGAGATTTAGG GACCAAAAGAAGCTCCAAGATCTGCTTCTCACAGAGAAGGAAGCCATATATGGTTCTAAACCAAGCCCTAGAAAAAGTAACAGCTTCAGGAAGGTGAATGGATATCGAGCAAATGGAAATGGATCCATGACTCCTACACCTCGTCGGAACTCAGTTGGTGGTGGAACTCCTGAGCTCTTGACACCCCGGTCCTACTCGGGGCGTCAAAATGGATATTTCAAGGAAATGAGAAGATTGTCTACTGCACCATTAAACTTTGTGGCGATATCTAAGGAAGATACAATGTCCTACGCATCTGTTTGTGGTTCTGAGCTAGGGTCCCCTCCTCATGGATGA
- the LOC107405091 gene encoding 65-kDa microtubule-associated protein 6 isoform X2 — MKNRLWQEEKGMWQIWNDIGETEADQDRMLMELERECLEVYRRKVDEAANAKARLHQSVAAKEAELATLVASLGELNIHSPIQTEKRSTSLKEKLASVAPLVDDLKMKKDERMKQFADIKTQIDKISGEISGYSYLNGVVITSLSLDDQDLSLRKLTEFQTHLRSLQKEKSDRLHKVLEYVNEVHSLCGVLGLDFGQTVSDVHPSLQETSIEQSTNISNSTLEGLEQTILKLKTERKVRIQKLKDIAASLFELWNLMDSSKEEKINFSTFSSILGTSEPEIIEPGFLSTEIIEQASAEVERLTKLKASRMKELVMKRRSELEELCRITHIEPDTSTSAEKSNAMIDSGLVDPSELLANIEAQIAKAKEEAASRKEIMDRIDRWLFACEEENWLEEYNQDENRYNAGRGAHINLKRAERARVTVNKIPAIVDNLINRTLAWEDEKKTLFLYDGVRLVSILEDYKISRRQKEEEKKRFRDQKKLQDLLLTEKEAIYGSKPSPRKSNSFRKVNGYRANGNGSMTPTPRRNSVGGGTPELLTPRSYSGRQNGYFKEMRRLSTAPLNFVAISKEDTMSYASVCGSELGSPPHG, encoded by the exons ATGAAGAATAGGTTGTGGCAGGAAGAGAAGGGCATGTGG CAAATATGGAATGACATTGGTGAGACTGAAGCGGACCAAGACCGTATGTTAATGGAATTGGAGAGAGAATGCTTAGAAGTTTACAGGCGAAAAGTTGATGAAGCTGCCAACGCCAAGGCACGCCTCCATCAGTCTGTTGCAGCCAAGGAAGCTGAGCTTGCAACTCTCGTGGCTTCTCTTGGGGAACTCAATATCCACTCACCG ATTCAGACAGAGAAGAGGTCAACATCATTGAAAGAAAAACTTGCATCTGTGGCACCACTTGTGGATGATCTAAAGATGAAGAAAGATGAAAGAATGAAGCAATTTGCTGATATAAAAACACAAATTGATAAGATCAGTGGGGAAATTTCTGGATATAGTTATTTAAATGGTGTAGTGATCACTTCTTTGTCTCTGGATGACCAAGATTTATCTCTAAGAAAGCTGACTGAATTTCAAACTCATCTTCGCTCTCTTCAAAAGGAGAAG TCTGACCGCCTTCATAAGGTTTTGGAATATGTGAATGAGGTCCATTCTCTCTGTGGAGTGCTTGGTTTGGATTTTGGTCAGACTGTAAGTGATGTGCATCCAAGCTTGCAAGAGACGAGCATAGAACAATCAACAAACATCAGCAATAGCACATTGGAAGGCCTGGAACAGACTATTCTCAAGTTAAAGACAGAAAGAAAAGTTCGAATCCAAAAG TTGAAAGATATTGCGGCATCACTCTTTGAACTTTGGAATTTGATGGACTCATCAAAAGAAGAGAAGATAAACTTTTCAACATTTTCTTCTATCCTTGGAACTTCTGAACCAGAAATTATTGAACCTGGTTTTCTTTCTACAGAAATTATTGAACAG GCATCTGCCGAAGTTGAGAGGCTCACTAAATTGAAGGCAAGTAGAATGAAGGAACTTGTTATGAAAAGAAGGTCAGAATTGGAGGAACTATGCAGAATTACCCATATTGAACCTGATACAAGCACGTCAGCTGAGAAATCAAATGCAATGATAGACTCTG GTCTAGTAGATCCATCGGAACTCCTGGCTAACATCGAAGCACAGATAGCAAAAGCTAAAGAAGAGGCAGCAAGCAGGAAAGAAATAATGGACAGGATAGACAGGTGGCTTTTTGCCTGTGAAGAGGAAAATTGGCTTGAAGAATATAACCAA GATGAGAACCGATACAATGCTGGAAGAGGTGCTCATATTAACCTTAAACGTGCAGAACGAGCTAGAGTGACTGTAAACAAAATTCCAG CTATTGTTGACAACTTGATAAACAGAACTCTGGCCTGGGAAGATGAAAAGAAAACGTTATTTCTTTATGATGGA GTAAGATTGGTGTCGATACTAGAAGATTACAAAATCAGCAGACGACAGAAAGAAGAGGAGAAGAAGAGATTTAGG GACCAAAAGAAGCTCCAAGATCTGCTTCTCACAGAGAAGGAAGCCATATATGGTTCTAAACCAAGCCCTAGAAAAAGTAACAGCTTCAGGAAGGTGAATGGATATCGAGCAAATGGAAATGGATCCATGACTCCTACACCTCGTCGGAACTCAGTTGGTGGTGGAACTCCTGAGCTCTTGACACCCCGGTCCTACTCGGGGCGTCAAAATGGATATTTCAAGGAAATGAGAAGATTGTCTACTGCACCATTAAACTTTGTGGCGATATCTAAGGAAGATACAATGTCCTACGCATCTGTTTGTGGTTCTGAGCTAGGGTCCCCTCCTCATGGATGA